The sequence below is a genomic window from Lolium perenne isolate Kyuss_39 chromosome 4, Kyuss_2.0, whole genome shotgun sequence.
ACCTCTAAGAAATTTACAATCAGGAGTCTGTTAAATATTTTAACAGAGTCGAGGCGAGGATGGTACTAGTATGTTGTTTCAGGTTTGCCCTAGATGTGCCGACCAGCAGGAATGCAATGATCTGTGAAAAATTCTCCAAAGACAACCCTCCCGAAGgcctgttcgatggatttttggcGTTTAATTGTCAGAGTTGTGCTGTCAAAATATCAGCAATTTTCAAATACAAGTGCAACCAGGTATATACACGTATGAGTAGCTCTGTTAGTCTGAAAGGATCTAACGAATACGCGAGCTAGCTCGTCACGTACGTGCGCGCGTCGCATCGATCGGCCAGGTCCACTCGTCAGCCAAGAAACCATTTAAATATGTGTGTATTTATACCTCTGGTATGCTAATGGATTCAGCACGTATACGAGCATGATGCTGTCCGGCCCAGCATCTCCCCGCGCACGCGAGCCAATCAGCCGAGAGTCCGATGCATAACAACTTGGTTCAGAAGAGAATATGCCATATACGTACGTGGAGTTTCTAGAAGCAAAACAGATAAAATTTTAAACAGTAGACGTGCGGTCGACGAAAGAAATCAGAGGAATCCATCGGAGAGTTTGTTCCGGAAAACACGCTGCGATCTTTATCTTCATGCTGGCCGGGCCGCCTATAAATAGAAGCAACCATGCACCGTGCCAGAAGAGACAGAAAAAAAGAGATCAAGAAGAGGAGACACGCACGAGACACTACGGCAAAACAGGGCTTTGCCGTGCAGcccaaacgcacggcaaagggacaAACCGgctcggcaaagcctttgccgtgcggccgtgCACGGCAAAGACTGCTCGGCAAAGATCCGCCCGGCAAAGGGGTCTTTGCCGTGTGTCGCGCGAaagtcgcacggcaaaggctttgccgagcgACGCAGCGTTGCCGTGAGCTGTGGCATCGTTGCCGTGCGGattcctttgccgtgcgtttggcctctttgccgtgcgagtttctttgccgtgtgcttcctctccaactcgcacggcaaagatttggcTTTGCCGTGTGCTTCTCTTCCACCCTGCACGGCAAAGATACCTACGGCAGCACCAGGTGGGCAGCGCGGgcggcctttgccgtgtgcatgtgcacggcaaagagtgcctttgccgtgtgctgtggcctttgccgtgtgcatgtgcacggcaaagattGTGCAAATTTTGCCAGAATTTTCCTGCTTCCCCATTAATCCCTGCATACGCAATTCACAAATACAAATAACAGTCCAGATACACATATAGCACAATATATAGAGTATTGCATCATCAACAACATAGTTCATATCCAACAAAGTCCATACAATAGTTCCAAGTCGCATAATTAGTTCATACAAGCAACATCAACATCAAAGTCTCCAACATAGAATGTTCCAAGTCGCACAACAAGTTCATACACAAGCAACATCAACCTTGGCCTcttccttgtccttctccacttccttgtccatctccacttccttgtccttctccacCTCCTACAAGTTCATAGATATCTATGCATAAGtggcatggaatggctaaaattgacatgtaagaactaggattgacatggaagaagtagaattgacatggaatggctaaaattgacatggaagaagtagaattgacatggaatggctaaaattgacatggaagaactcgaattgacatggaatggctaaaattgaacataatcgctagaatttggatgaaatggctaaaattcaacataatggctaaggatgatatggaatggctaaaattaacATGGAATAGGTAAAATTGAACATactggctaaaattgacatggttGAATGGCTAAAATTCACAAGTGACATGGTATGGAAGAATTAGAAGTGTAGGAGAACTCACCTAGAAACTGCTGCAGGCTCCGGATGATGCCCGTATTGTTGACGGTCAAGCCAGGTGTCAGCGGGCTCTGACTTGGCGCTTGCTGGAGGAGCGCCATCACAGCCGGATCGGGCGTGGGGATCTGCAATATCCAAAGTTCGGTTAGACAACAAACAAGATTGAGACGGAGATATTAAGTTAACCACTTACAAAATGTGGGAACATAGGAGGACACGACGTGCTAGGACCACTACTCCCCGGTGGTGAAGTCAGCACGGTCTGGTTCATGAACATCTGCTGGAACATCTGCTGCTGTTGTTGCATCTGCTGCAACATCTGCTGCTGCATCTGCATGTTCTCCCTAAgctgctgctgcatctgcatctgctcctcttggtgcctccgttccctttcttccatctccgcctacgttgtgttgccgcgatgtcgtGAATAACATTGCAATGGAAAACATGTAATGAAGCGTAGAGGATCGACGAAGAACTTACCCGTAACTTCTCGATAGCTAGGTCCGAAGCCCGTGGGCGGGTCTCTACCCGAGGCTGCTCGCTCGTACgcccacgacggatctggcgtagagatggaatggtacttgggtcgactaacccgtcagcaatccataggcggccacccttcttgccttgtcccgcaagcaccgcaacctcaaCGTCAAACTCTTCGGTGGTTGGGTCGGCGTCTTCGCCGTGCTTGTCCTTGAACTTCGAGCGGTACGCGCCACACTGGCCCTCCGCTAGGTCGTTGACCCACAAGGACCCCGTTTCAGGATGCGGCTCCTTCCTGGTCTTCGACTTTTGGAAAAAGCCAAACAAGTTTGGTGCCACGCCTGTCttcacttcctgcaaaagagtacATGCAATTAAGTGAAGAGGGAGACACTTGCGGGGCTAGCAATAACATAAAACGAAAGAATGAAGAAACCACTTGCTCACCTCATCCTGCAAGGTAAGGGCCAAGTTCTTGCTGCCCAGGACATGTGATCCACCTCCCATCTCTGAACGCTTctgcttgccctcctcgtgcttccggGCGTACTCGCGGGATGTCCACCATATGACCATCGCAAGAAAGCACGCCCTGTCTTccccgacgtactgaggagggtgcTACATACACAAGATAGACCCATTATTAGAACATAAACTACATGAAAATGCGGAAATAAATAACACATCGATGCTAATACCTGTAGGTACTGCCATGGTGCCATGAGCGTATCCCGACAATCAGCCTTACTCATCCAAACTTTGCGctcggcgtgccagtcgcggacgcactggacacgtgcctcgtagtgcatgccagtcaccctcacCCTGCACAACTCGTGTAAGATAACGTCGCACGCAATTTCCTTGCCCTCAGCCCTcgtgaagtatttctgcaaccatgcacataggtaaaataAGATGAATTAGAGCAACTATTGGTAGCCAAGAAGTGTTTGAATGCTAAGAAgccaaaagtcacgtacccagaagtGGCGGACAACCCGCTCTTGCATGTTTCCGTACTTGCCGCTAGGATCTTCCGCGTAGCTGTAGTGCTTCCAAGTCCAAGCCACGTCGCGGCCACCAGTAGGGAGATTGACAATCCCAGGGAAATGCTTCCTAATTATGCCTCCAAGGATGTTCGGGTACTCACGTGTCGGCTTCCTCCTCGGGTCGCCATACTTGAACATGCTGCACAACGAAATGCCAAAATCAGTATGCATGTGATAAAAATatgtataatgataaaaatttcaataatggaatgccaaaatcagcatgtacctctttccagcgggcacgagaacaacatcgcggaaggcccaagtttttagcttggggagtttcgtaatcccgcctatacggcttcttgtcccgtGGTTCCAGCCTCTCCTCGGCTGCAACGTACACCTCCTCCACCGGCGGAGACCAAACTAGGGTCGGGTCTAGC
It includes:
- the LOC139830706 gene encoding uncharacterized protein, with the protein product MVIWWTSREYARKHEEGKQKRSEMGGGSHVLGSKNLALTLQDEEVKTGVAPNLFGFFQKSKTRKEPHPETGSLWVNDLAEGQCGAYRSKFKDKHGEDADPTTEEFDVEVAVLAGQGKKGGRLWIADGLVDPSTIPSLRQIRRGRTSEQPRVETRPRASDLAIEKLRAEMEERERRHQEEQMQMQQQLRENMQMQQQMLQQMQQQQQMFQQMFMNQTVLTSPPGSSGPSTSCPPMFPHFIPTPDPAVMALLQQAPSQSPLTPGLTVNNTGIIRSLQQFLGGGEGQGSGDGQGSGEGQGRGQG
- the LOC127349200 gene encoding uncharacterized protein, whose product is MFKYGDPRRKPTREYPNILGGIIRKHFPGIVNLPTGGRDVAWTWKHYSYAEDPSGKYGNMQERVVRHFWKYFTRAEGKEIACDVILHELCRVRVTGMHYEARVQCVRDWHAERKVWMSKADCRDTLMAPWQYLQFMF